The following proteins are co-located in the Fusobacteria bacterium ZRK30 genome:
- the secF gene encoding protein translocase subunit SecF has translation MKIKIIENRKKFFTFSTILVVLALSALVFKGVNYGLDFTGGNLIQVKFEKTMELKELNPILNEISKEIPQLDNNSRKVQVSDGNVVIVRTPEMSEDVKNNFMKDLEEKAGKYDLLRSDKVGASVGEELKSTAIIALLVGLFLIVGYITIRFEFKFALAAVLALFHDVIIAVGGIALLGYEVNTPFIAAVLTILGYSINDTIVVFDRIREVLKKKKASTLAEAVDLSVNQTLTRSINTSFTTFLAVLAILIFGGASLKVFITTLLIGVLIGTYSSIFLASPVIYLLDKDEKLSDIGHN, from the coding sequence GTGAAAATAAAAATAATTGAAAATAGAAAAAAATTCTTTACATTCTCAACTATATTAGTGGTATTAGCTTTATCGGCATTGGTATTTAAAGGTGTAAACTATGGCCTTGATTTTACTGGTGGAAACCTTATTCAAGTTAAATTTGAAAAGACTATGGAATTGAAGGAATTGAATCCAATATTAAATGAGATCTCTAAGGAGATCCCGCAGTTAGATAATAACAGCAGGAAAGTACAGGTCTCTGATGGTAACGTAGTTATCGTAAGAACGCCAGAGATGAGTGAGGATGTAAAAAATAACTTTATGAAAGACTTAGAAGAGAAAGCCGGGAAATATGACCTCTTGAGATCTGACAAGGTAGGAGCTTCTGTAGGAGAAGAATTAAAGAGTACGGCAATAATAGCTTTATTGGTGGGACTGTTTTTAATAGTCGGGTATATCACCATTAGATTTGAGTTTAAATTTGCATTAGCAGCAGTATTAGCTCTTTTCCATGATGTAATAATAGCTGTAGGAGGAATTGCATTATTAGGGTATGAAGTAAATACACCATTTATAGCTGCAGTTTTAACTATCTTAGGATATTCTATAAATGATACGATAGTAGTGTTTGACAGGATCAGAGAAGTGTTGAAAAAGAAGAAGGCAAGTACATTAGCCGAAGCAGTAGACCTAAGTGTCAATCAGACTTTGACTAGATCGATCAATACTTCATTTACAACATTCTTAGCAGTTCTGGCTATCTTGATATTTGGAGGAGCTAGTTTAAAGGTGTTTATCACAACTCTATTAATAGGAGTATTAATAGGAACTTATTCATCTATCTTCTTGGCCAGTCCAGTTATCTATCTATTAGATAAGGATGAAAAGTTAAGCGATATCGGGCATAATTAA
- the secD gene encoding protein translocase subunit SecD, whose amino-acid sequence MRKGYMYRIMFVAIVVLSAAWFTVTKPVKLGLDLKGGVYVLLEAKPEEGQKLDNEAMGRLIEVLNRRVNGLGVSESSVQKVGDKRVMVELPGITDTEQAIDMIGKTALMEFKIQNADGTLGETLLTGGALKSAAVSYDNLGRPQISFEMTLDGAAKFAEITRNNIGKQLAITMDGVIQTAPRINSEIAGGQGVITGNYTAEEAKNTASLLNAGALPVKAEILETRSVGATLGDESIAQSETAGIIAIGLIAVFMMVFYRLPGLVANLALVCFGLITFATLNFFDATLTLPGIAGIILSVGMAVDANVIIFERIKEELRFGNTVMASIEAGFKKAFSTIMDSNITTLIITTILFTLGTGPVKGFAVTLTIGVLASMFTAITITKVLLRGFTMLFKIDKPSLFGVRGK is encoded by the coding sequence ATGAGAAAAGGATATATGTACAGAATAATGTTTGTGGCAATAGTTGTACTGAGTGCTGCATGGTTTACAGTGACTAAACCAGTAAAATTAGGATTGGATCTAAAGGGTGGAGTATATGTGTTACTCGAAGCGAAACCGGAAGAGGGACAAAAGTTAGACAATGAAGCGATGGGAAGACTTATTGAAGTATTAAATAGAAGGGTAAATGGTTTAGGAGTATCGGAATCTTCTGTACAAAAAGTGGGAGATAAAAGGGTAATGGTTGAATTGCCTGGAATAACTGATACAGAACAAGCTATAGACATGATCGGTAAAACTGCACTTATGGAATTTAAGATCCAAAATGCAGATGGGACATTGGGAGAAACTTTATTGACTGGTGGAGCATTAAAATCAGCAGCAGTATCTTATGATAATTTAGGAAGACCACAAATTTCATTTGAAATGACTCTGGATGGAGCAGCTAAATTTGCTGAGATAACTAGAAACAATATAGGAAAACAACTTGCTATCACAATGGATGGAGTAATCCAGACTGCTCCTAGAATCAACAGTGAGATAGCTGGCGGACAAGGAGTTATCACAGGAAACTATACAGCTGAAGAAGCTAAAAATACTGCATCATTATTAAATGCAGGAGCTTTACCGGTGAAGGCTGAGATCTTGGAAACTAGATCAGTAGGAGCTACATTGGGAGATGAATCTATCGCTCAATCAGAAACAGCTGGAATTATAGCAATAGGACTTATCGCTGTATTTATGATGGTCTTCTATAGATTACCAGGATTAGTAGCTAACTTGGCACTTGTTTGTTTTGGTCTTATTACCTTTGCAACACTTAATTTCTTTGATGCTACCCTTACATTACCAGGTATTGCAGGGATCATCCTTTCAGTAGGAATGGCAGTAGACGCCAATGTAATTATATTTGAAAGGATAAAGGAAGAGTTAAGATTTGGAAATACAGTAATGGCTTCTATAGAGGCAGGATTTAAGAAGGCGTTCAGTACAATAATGGACTCAAATATCACAACCCTTATAATAACAACGATCTTATTCACTTTAGGAACGGGACCTGTAAAAGGATTTGCAGTAACACTGACTATCGGTGTACTTGCATCGATGTTTACAGCTATAACAATAACTAAGGTATTACTTAGAGGATTTACAATGTTATTTAAAATAGATAAGCCAAGCTTGTTTGGTGTTAGGGGGAAATAA